Proteins encoded by one window of Channa argus isolate prfri chromosome 13, Channa argus male v1.0, whole genome shotgun sequence:
- the lzic gene encoding protein LZIC, with the protein MASRGKTETGKLKKNMEEQLDRLMQQLQDLEECREELDQEEYEETKKETLEQLSEFNESLKKIMTGDMTLVDELSGMQLAIQAAISQAFKTPEVIRLFAKKQPGQLRTRLSEMERDVIVGKLSREVYTQQKMEILTALRKLGEKLTTEDEIFLTENATATLSQFEKVTANQGSEEKIMALASSGVKTKA; encoded by the exons ATGGCTTCTCGTGGGAAAACAGAAACTGGaaaattgaagaaaaacatGGAAGAACAACTTGACAGGCTGATGCAGCAGCTTCAGGATTTAGAGGAATGCAG agaagaACTGGATCAGGAAGAGTATGAggagacaaaaaaggaaacctTGGAGCAGTTGAGTGAATTCAATGAGTCTCTGAAGAAGATCATGACAGGAGACATGACACTTGTGGATGAACTCAGTGGGATGCAGCTG GCAATCCAGGCTGCCATCAGCCAAGCATTCAAAACACCAGAAGTAATCCGACTTTTTGCTAAGAAGCAGCCGGGACAACTGAGAACAAGACTATCCGAG ATGGAGAGAGATGTCATTGTAGGGAAACTGTCACGGGAAGTGtacacacagcagaaaatggaaatccTCACAGCCTTGAGAAAACTAGGAGAGAAG CTTACTACAGAGGATGAGATTTTTCTGACTGAAAATGCAACAGCTACTCTCAGCCAGTTTGAAAAAGTGACTGCAAACCAAG GGTCCGAAGAGAAAATCATGGCTTTGGCTAGCTCCGGGGTGAAAACCAAGGCATAG
- the rbp7a gene encoding retinoid-binding protein 7a isoform X1, whose amino-acid sequence MEHPSIIKVVLLACGSFNPITNMHLRMFELARDHLEDTGKYRVVKGIMSPVGDAYKKKGLIEARHRLEMARLATDSSDWITVDSWETLQPEWVETARVARHYYEELLSAEQNNDDVDTVKYAKKRRKEEKYFKGSSHQKKIGSSHLMLLCGADVLESFGVPNLWKREDIIEILGHYGVVCITRSGSEPHEFIYKSDMLWNYRKNIHVVKEWVTNEISATHVRRAIRRGLSVRYLLPDNVLHYIQEHNLYSAESEQKNAGVVLAPLQRFLSPSSSS is encoded by the exons ATGGAGCATCCAAGTATAATCAAAGTGGTCCTGCTGGCCTGTGGGTCCTTCAACCCCATCACCAACATGCACCTGAGGATGTTTGAACTGGCACGAGATCATCTGGAAGACACAG GTAAGTACAGGGTGGTAAAAGGCATAATGTCTCCAGTTGGTGATGCCTATAAAAAGAAAGGTTTGATAGAGGCTCGCCATCGTCTGGAGATGGCCAGATTGGCCACTGATTCATCAGACTGGATCACTGTTGATTCGTGGGAAACCTTGCAGCCAGAGTGGGTGGAGACAGCTAGAGTCGCTAG GCATTACTATGAGGAGCTACTTTCAGCAGAGCAGAACAATGATGATGTGGACACCGTCAAGTACGCCAAAAAGAGAcgaaaagaggaaaaatattttaaaggttCATCTCATCAGAAAAAGATAG GCAGCTCTCATCTGATGTTGCTGTGTGGAGCGGACGTTCTAGAGTCATTTGGGGTACCCAATCTGTGGAAGCGGGAGGACATCATTGAGATTTTGGGCCATTACGGTGTGGTTTGCATCACCCGGAGTGGCAGTGAGCCCCACGAGTTCATCTACAAATCAGACATGCTGTGGAACTATCGCAAGAACATTCACGTGGTCAAAGAGTGGGTGACCAATGAAATCTCAGCCACTCATGTGCGGCGGGCAATTCGCCGAGGTCTGAGCGTCAGGTACCTGCTGCCAGACAATGTGCTTCACTATATACAAGAGCACAACCTGTATAGTGCCGAGAGCGAACAGAAAAATGCTGGTGTGGTTCTAGCACCTCTTCAGAGATTTTTAAGTCCCTCGTCAAGCTCATGA
- the rbp7a gene encoding retinoid-binding protein 7a isoform X4 — protein sequence MEHPSIIKVVLLACGSFNPITNMHLRMFELARDHLEDTGKYRVVKGIMSPVGDAYKKKGLIEARHRLEMARLATDSSDWITVDSWETLQPEWVETARVARHYYEELLSAEQNNDDVDTVKYAKKRRKEEKYFKGSCEIMSVPSGIGPNLQKIALKLKLKKVIEQKGDQYIIKTASTFRNYIITFRVGQHFEEFTKGLDNRRVKSLVTWEGNKLVCEQSGEKKNRGWAHWMEDDKLHLELYCDGEVCHQIFKKNMKD from the exons ATGGAGCATCCAAGTATAATCAAAGTGGTCCTGCTGGCCTGTGGGTCCTTCAACCCCATCACCAACATGCACCTGAGGATGTTTGAACTGGCACGAGATCATCTGGAAGACACAG GTAAGTACAGGGTGGTAAAAGGCATAATGTCTCCAGTTGGTGATGCCTATAAAAAGAAAGGTTTGATAGAGGCTCGCCATCGTCTGGAGATGGCCAGATTGGCCACTGATTCATCAGACTGGATCACTGTTGATTCGTGGGAAACCTTGCAGCCAGAGTGGGTGGAGACAGCTAGAGTCGCTAG GCATTACTATGAGGAGCTACTTTCAGCAGAGCAGAACAATGATGATGTGGACACCGTCAAGTACGCCAAAAAGAGAcgaaaagaggaaaaatattttaaag GTTCATGTGAGATAATGTCTGTGCCTTCAGGTATAGGCCCTAACTTACAAAAGATTGCtctgaagctgaagctgaagAAAGTGATTGAGCAGAAAGGGGACCAGTACATCATCAAAACAGCCAGCACTTTTCGAAACTACATCATCACCTTTAGAGTGGGTCAGCATTTTGAGGAGTTTACTAAGGGACTGGACAACAGACGTGTCAAG TCACTAGTGACATGGGAAGGGAATAAACTGGTGTGTGAACAATCTggagagaagaagaacaggGGCTGGGCTCACTGGATGGAAGATGACAAGCTACATCTG GAACTGTACTGTGACGGAGAAGTCTGccatcagatttttaaaaagaatatgaAAGATTGA
- the rbp7a gene encoding retinoid-binding protein 7a isoform X2, with protein MSPVGDAYKKKGLIEARHRLEMARLATDSSDWITVDSWETLQPEWVETARVARHYYEELLSAEQNNDDVDTVKYAKKRRKEEKYFKGSSHQKKIGSSHLMLLCGADVLESFGVPNLWKREDIIEILGHYGVVCITRSGSEPHEFIYKSDMLWNYRKNIHVVKEWVTNEISATHVRRAIRRGLSVRYLLPDNVLHYIQEHNLYSAESEQKNAGVVLAPLQRFLSPSSSS; from the exons ATGTCTCCAGTTGGTGATGCCTATAAAAAGAAAGGTTTGATAGAGGCTCGCCATCGTCTGGAGATGGCCAGATTGGCCACTGATTCATCAGACTGGATCACTGTTGATTCGTGGGAAACCTTGCAGCCAGAGTGGGTGGAGACAGCTAGAGTCGCTAG GCATTACTATGAGGAGCTACTTTCAGCAGAGCAGAACAATGATGATGTGGACACCGTCAAGTACGCCAAAAAGAGAcgaaaagaggaaaaatattttaaaggttCATCTCATCAGAAAAAGATAG GCAGCTCTCATCTGATGTTGCTGTGTGGAGCGGACGTTCTAGAGTCATTTGGGGTACCCAATCTGTGGAAGCGGGAGGACATCATTGAGATTTTGGGCCATTACGGTGTGGTTTGCATCACCCGGAGTGGCAGTGAGCCCCACGAGTTCATCTACAAATCAGACATGCTGTGGAACTATCGCAAGAACATTCACGTGGTCAAAGAGTGGGTGACCAATGAAATCTCAGCCACTCATGTGCGGCGGGCAATTCGCCGAGGTCTGAGCGTCAGGTACCTGCTGCCAGACAATGTGCTTCACTATATACAAGAGCACAACCTGTATAGTGCCGAGAGCGAACAGAAAAATGCTGGTGTGGTTCTAGCACCTCTTCAGAGATTTTTAAGTCCCTCGTCAAGCTCATGA
- the rbp7a gene encoding retinoid-binding protein 7a isoform X3: MPASLCGTWEIISNVNFEGYMVALGIGPNLQKIALKLKLKKVIEQKGDQYIIKTASTFRNYIITFRVGQHFEEFTKGLDNRRVKSLVTWEGNKLVCEQSGEKKNRGWAHWMEDDKLHLELYCDGEVCHQIFKKNMKD, translated from the exons ATGCCAGCCAGTCTCTGCGGTACTTGGGAAATCATCAGCAATGTAAATTTTGAAGGATACATGGTTGCACTGG GTATAGGCCCTAACTTACAAAAGATTGCtctgaagctgaagctgaagAAAGTGATTGAGCAGAAAGGGGACCAGTACATCATCAAAACAGCCAGCACTTTTCGAAACTACATCATCACCTTTAGAGTGGGTCAGCATTTTGAGGAGTTTACTAAGGGACTGGACAACAGACGTGTCAAG TCACTAGTGACATGGGAAGGGAATAAACTGGTGTGTGAACAATCTggagagaagaagaacaggGGCTGGGCTCACTGGATGGAAGATGACAAGCTACATCTG GAACTGTACTGTGACGGAGAAGTCTGccatcagatttttaaaaagaatatgaAAGATTGA